Below is a genomic region from Actinoallomurus bryophytorum.
TCTTCCGGAAACTCGACATCGGCTCACGCGTCGAACTCGCCAGCATCGTCGCCGAGCGCGCGTCGGCGGACGGCGACGCCCGCGGCTGACCTGGGGGAGGAGATCCCGCACGCTGCCGGACCCGGCGGCGGTGCTCAGGTCTCGTCATGAGCGTGCGAGGGCGATCCCGTCAGGCGGCGCTGTCGTTCGGTGGTGGCCAGGTAGAAGGCCCAGGCGAACGCGAAACTGGTGAACAGGCTGGAGACGAAGTACAGCCACGGGCGGCGGATGCCGCGCCTGCGGCCGTCGATGATCGTCATCAGCGGCAGCAGGATCACGTTGCCGATCGTGTAGTCCTGGCCGGCGGAGCTCGCGGCCGGGTTGACGTACATCAGCTTGATGTACTGCGCCCAGCTGCCGTCGCCCCAGATCGGGTTGGCGTTTCCGTCGGCGTACTCCCTCACGAAGCGGATGTTGAAGTACCAGCCCAGCGCGACAGACGCGATGCCGACGGCGTAGTAGACGCATTCCAGCGGCGAGAACAACGAGCCTGTCGCCGGGCGGCGGAAGATCGGCCGGTTGGAGGCGACGAGGAACCAGACGACCGCCACGCCCAAAGCGGCGTGGGCGATGAGCGACAGCATCTCGTCAGCGTCACCTCGGCGCCGAGTTTTGTCAATATTGTCGAAACAGATAAGTTCTGGTGCATGGACAGGTCGCCGCGGACGGTACGCAGCGAACGTACGCGGGAGGCGCTACGGCGCGCCGCCCTGGTCAGGTTCCTGGCCCAGGGCGTCGAGGGCACCTCGGCCGAGCAGGTCGCCGCGGATGCCGGGGTGTCATTGCGGACCTTCTACCGTCACTTCACTTCCAAGCACGACCTGCTGTTCGCCGACTACGACGCCGGCCTGCACTGGTTCCGTGCCGCCCTGGCCGCGCGTCCGGACGGCGAGCCCATCATCGAGTCGGTACGGGCGGCCATCTTCGCCTTCCCGTACGACGTGGAGACGGTCACGCAGATCGCCGCCCTGCGTGCCGAGGCGCTCGACCCCGGACGAATCGTCCACCACATCCGTCAGGTGGAGTCGGATTTCGCCGAGGCCGTCGCCGAGCGGCTCGGTCGCCGGACGGCTGCGGCCGGCGGCACGCCGCTCGCCGAACGACTCGCCGTCACGGTGACGGCGCGGTGCATCGCCGCCGCCGTCTTCGGCGCGATGGAGGTCTGGATGCTGCGCGACGAACGCTCCCTGTCCGAGCTGGCCCAGCTCTGCCACGCCGCGCTCGCCTCGATCGAGCACGGGATGATCGACGGCATGTTTCGTCACTATTGACGAAACATGCCGCCCATGTCAGCCTGCCGACAAGCCAGCGGAACGGGAGGCGGCGCCATGCGGGGCTGCGACGCGATCGTGATCGGCGCGGGACACAACGGGCTGGCCGCGGCCGCCCTGCTGCAGCGGGCGGGCCTGAGCACCATCTGTCTGGAGTCGAAGCGGTACGCCGGCGGAATGGCGTCCACC
It encodes:
- a CDS encoding TetR/AcrR family transcriptional regulator, producing the protein MDRSPRTVRSERTREALRRAALVRFLAQGVEGTSAEQVAADAGVSLRTFYRHFTSKHDLLFADYDAGLHWFRAALAARPDGEPIIESVRAAIFAFPYDVETVTQIAALRAEALDPGRIVHHIRQVESDFAEAVAERLGRRTAAAGGTPLAERLAVTVTARCIAAAVFGAMEVWMLRDERSLSELAQLCHAALASIEHGMIDGMFRHY
- a CDS encoding DUF2834 domain-containing protein translates to MLSLIAHAALGVAVVWFLVASNRPIFRRPATGSLFSPLECVYYAVGIASVALGWYFNIRFVREYADGNANPIWGDGSWAQYIKLMYVNPAASSAGQDYTIGNVILLPLMTIIDGRRRGIRRPWLYFVSSLFTSFAFAWAFYLATTERQRRLTGSPSHAHDET